Below is a genomic region from Oligoflexia bacterium.
ATCTTTTTTCCAAACTGATTTATGAACACCAAATCTTTTCATCATATCTATGCATTTAAAATGCAATGCAGGTGCCAGCTCTTCAATCTGAATTGTTTAAATTTTTCTATTTCATGTTCTTAAAAGCTCAACGGATAGCTCAGTGAGTTACCGTCAAATCTAGTACACATATTGAGCCAAAATGTCTCACAACGGGTAACTCAGACACATTTACTTTTGCAAAAGAAGTACGAGTACTTTGTATCGCTCCTCAAGCTTGGCAAGTGATTTGCAATCTAAAAACATATAAGAATTTAGGGGTTTTAATTTATACAACTTATAGAGGGTATCAATGGAACAAGCACTGCTTTGTTTGCCCTTAATAATTCTATATCTCATCCCGCTTAGGTGATGAAAAGGGGAATAAAAATGATTTATGAATTAGTGATCGACGGTTTCAATGAAGATGATTTTAAGAAAAACTATGAGCGTCATTTAGATGATCTCTTAGAAAGTGCACCTTCTGACGCAAGTGCAAGTTCCAAAATTAGTAAAATTAAAAAAGGATATGAAGGCATTATCGACATCTGTTCTTCACAAGGGCACTTTGTAGCCAAAGCAATTTGTAAAGAACCCCAAGAAGTTGTACTCGCACTATTTGGACAAATCCAATCGCAATTACGCGACTGGCAAAATAATCGTCTTGTTGGCGCGTAATCAGGAGAAAATGATGTTTAAACAATTTAATTTTAAGAATTTTAAGCCAAGTAGCGAATTAGCAATTAAGGCAAATCTTGCACTTTTTGAATCAGTTGATAGCGTTCCGTACGGCTCACTTAAAGAAGCTGTAATGATTAAATTAAAAAATAAATACCACTGTTTTATTGAAGTGAAATCAAAAGAGTCGCCGTTTATTGTAAAAAGTATTTCTTCTAATCCTTACATGGCACTTTCGCGACTCTCGTTAAAAATCAAAGATAAAGTTGTACGTTGGCAGACTAAACGATTTGTTGAACCATTATTAAGTCTTGTTCAAACACAAGATTACGCAGTTCAAAAAGTCTAATCCCCCCAAGCCGCGGATGAAGTGGGGCGATCCCCCCCATAACAAGCCCCCTTCTCCGCTCCCCCCCTTTTTTAAATCAGAGTGAGAATTCAGCGCAGAGTGCAGTATGATCAGAGAGTTTACTCCAGGGACCTTCAGTTAAACATTGTGCTGCAGCAATATGAAGACCTCGAGTGTATATGCGATCAAGCTTGAGCACCGGGAACCAGCTTGGAAATGTTCGTGCATGTTCACCGTAAAGTTTCCAAAATACTTCTTGAAGATGAAGTCGTTCACTTAAGCGAATTGTGATTCTTTCGCGCCAATCATTAAAATCACCAGCTACAATAAGAGGTGCATCTTTAGGAACATTTGCTTCGATCTGTGTAATGAGGCGCTCGATTTGATTTTTTCTCCAAGATTCTAATAAGCCTAAATGAATACAAATGACATGAATCGCTTCTTTATGGTGTGGAATTTTAATAACCCCATGAAGAATACCTCGACGATCATAACGGTTACTTGAAATATCAATATTCTCAAACAAGGTGAATGGGTATTTACTTAAAATAGCATTGCCATGATGCCCCGACGAATAAACAGCATTTTTTCCGTAAGCAAAATGTGGCCAAAGAGAATCAGCCATGTACTCAAATTGTGAAGCTGTTTTCCAATCTGACATGCGGTGATCACGCTGATCATGATGACCCAGTACTTCTTGAAGAAAAACAAGATCAGCTTTTACAAGATGAATAGATTCTCGCATTTGCTTAAGAACAAATTTTCGCTTGTTCGTAGCAAAGCCTTTATGAATATTATAAGAGAGTACTCTAAATTCCATTGGTTGCATTCATTACATCCAATACTTTAGCATAGAAAGTGTTTTACTCGCAATCCTTTCAAATACGGGTTGTTTCTCCCAATCTTTGAAAGTGATTTCATGTGTCTTACGTAAATCCGAACGAAAATAACTCTCCAACTCATGTCTTGCCGCAGGCTTAGTCATTACAATATCAGCCTCTAAATCATGAATGAGACTTCGATGATTCATATTACTCGACCCAACTACAACCCAGTTATCAATCATAAGCATTTTTGCATGTAAAACACTTGGCAGGTATTCAAAAATGCGAACCCCCGCTTTAAGCAGACCATAGTAATAAGCTGACGTTACACTGTGTATAAAAAATACGTCAGAATTTCTTGGCACTATAATGCGCACATCAATTCCTTTTCGGGCTGCTCGGCAAAGTGCTCGAACTACAGCTGCAGATGGAACAAAGTAAGCGCTTATAAGCCATATTTTATTTTTTGCATTTCCTATTCGCGTGAGTAGATCTTTATAAAGTCTACGTCTTGAATTCCAATTGTTATTAATGCGCACTAAACGGTTTGTGCTTATTTTTTTCTTGGAGTGTTTATGTTTATGTATAAGTGTTGGATGCCTGTAATCCCATGCCTCATTCCATGCTTTGTTAAAAGCCTGGCTTAAATCTTGTACTCCAGGCCCCACTACTCTAACACCAATATCATGCCACGCTTTATTTCCATTTTGAGATTTGAGATGCACGCTATGAATATTCATGCTGCCTAGCCACGCGGTTTTTTTATCAATTACACAAATTTTTCGATGATTACGTCTATTGATAAAACTAAGAAGTTTCATAAAATGAGAAAGTGAAACATGTTTACGTAGCGGTTCTAATAATAAAACCCAAGGCGCTGGGTGAAATATACGAGCTTGCACTTTATTTTTTAAAAGCTTTGGAACAAAATTGGCGCACCAATGAGGTGAGCCAATTCCATCTGCCATAACTCGTACTTTCACACCCCGTGCGGCTGCTTGACTAAGTGTTGCAGTAATACGCCTGCCTAATTCATCATCTTCGTAGATATAGGTCTCAAGATCAATGCAATCCTTTGCGTGAGAAAGTTCGCCAATCAGGCGCTTAAAAAACACATCTCCGCTACGAAATATTTCTTCAGACTTCCAATTGGAAACACTTTTTAAGCTATTGCTCAAAGGTTAATTCCTATACCTGTGTTTAAGCTAAATGACGAATTCACTAAATCAGTTGCAGCGGCAATTGCCGTTAAACCCCTGATGTAATCAGCTTCTACAAATAAATCAAATGAAGGTGAAATCATGAATTTTCCACCAACACCTAAAACACCGCTGAGTTCAAAGGGTCG
It encodes:
- a CDS encoding phosphatidylserine/phosphatidylglycerophosphate/cardiolipin synthase family protein; this encodes MSNSLKSVSNWKSEEIFRSGDVFFKRLIGELSHAKDCIDLETYIYEDDELGRRITATLSQAAARGVKVRVMADGIGSPHWCANFVPKLLKNKVQARIFHPAPWVLLLEPLRKHVSLSHFMKLLSFINRRNHRKICVIDKKTAWLGSMNIHSVHLKSQNGNKAWHDIGVRVVGPGVQDLSQAFNKAWNEAWDYRHPTLIHKHKHSKKKISTNRLVRINNNWNSRRRLYKDLLTRIGNAKNKIWLISAYFVPSAAVVRALCRAARKGIDVRIIVPRNSDVFFIHSVTSAYYYGLLKAGVRIFEYLPSVLHAKMLMIDNWVVVGSSNMNHRSLIHDLEADIVMTKPAARHELESYFRSDLRKTHEITFKDWEKQPVFERIASKTLSMLKYWM
- a CDS encoding endonuclease/exonuclease/phosphatase family protein, with protein sequence MEFRVLSYNIHKGFATNKRKFVLKQMRESIHLVKADLVFLQEVLGHHDQRDHRMSDWKTASQFEYMADSLWPHFAYGKNAVYSSGHHGNAILSKYPFTLFENIDISSNRYDRRGILHGVIKIPHHKEAIHVICIHLGLLESWRKNQIERLITQIEANVPKDAPLIVAGDFNDWRERITIRLSERLHLQEVFWKLYGEHARTFPSWFPVLKLDRIYTRGLHIAAAQCLTEGPWSKLSDHTALCAEFSL